GGATCTCGGTTTAAAAGGAATGATTGGAAAAGGAAAACGCTCTCTGGAAGTAAAGGCTGCAATCAGACGAAACAAAGCAGTCTACTTTGCAGCCGTAGGCGGGGCCGGCGCTCTTCTGTCCAAGTCAATCGTGAAATCGGAAGTGATCGCCTACAATGATCTGGGCACAGAGGCGATTCGGAAGCTGGAAGTAAAAGATTTTCCTGTTATAGTCGTCATTGACAGTGACGGAAACGATCTCTATGAGACTGCGGTCAGCGCCTGCCATAAATAATTGTTGACTGCTTCTGCGCTGTATGATGATGA
The sequence above is a segment of the Lachnospiraceae bacterium JLR.KK008 genome. Coding sequences within it:
- a CDS encoding Fe-S-containing hydro-lyase, whose product is MEKYIQAPVREEDMVSLCAGDYVYLTGTIYTARDAAHKRMQETLAEGNALPMQLEGNIIYYMGPSPAREGRAIGSAGPTTASRMDKYTPALLDLGLKGMIGKGKRSLEVKAAIRRNKAVYFAAVGGAGALLSKSIVKSEVIAYNDLGTEAIRKLEVKDFPVIVVIDSDGNDLYETAVSACHK